A region of Maridesulfovibrio bastinii DSM 16055 DNA encodes the following proteins:
- a CDS encoding 30S ribosomal protein S1, protein MSENNLETNGEESFAELFEAYEADSNDNLQVGDLIKGTVISITKDSVFVDTGAKIDGVVGIDELTDENGEVSVKEGDTVELYVIKATGSEIVLSKAMSGAGGLKMLQEAFDSRLPVEGKVAETCKGGFRVEMMHRKVFCPVSQIDTSFVETPEDFVGLTFNFQVIKFEENGRNVVVSRRVLLEQEQEESRKSFLAEVKPDSEIKGKVTKLMPFGAFVELVPGVEGMIHVSELSWSRNSRPEDIVQTGDEVTVKILSIEERKDGKGLKIGLSLKQLQEDPWDSIGDKFAAGDKITGKVSRCADFGVFVEIAPGIEGLVHISEMSYTKRVLKPEDEVSPGQDVAVMIKEIDPEKRRIAMSMKDAAGDPWLDVADSFKVGDTVEGTVENKAEFGIFINLAPGITGLLPKSRVSASEKRNELEALIPGSKVSIVITEINVANRKVTLGTGEKNEADDNWKEYTKPSKPKAPREKRGSGKPKSSVSFGDSGGFGLLGDKLQEAMKNKK, encoded by the coding sequence ATGTCCGAGAACAACTTGGAAACCAATGGCGAAGAAAGCTTCGCCGAGCTGTTCGAAGCCTACGAGGCTGATTCCAACGACAACCTTCAGGTGGGTGACCTTATCAAAGGTACAGTCATCTCCATCACCAAAGACTCTGTGTTTGTTGACACAGGTGCCAAAATTGACGGCGTGGTGGGCATAGATGAACTTACCGATGAAAACGGCGAAGTCAGTGTCAAAGAAGGCGACACTGTTGAACTTTACGTTATCAAGGCCACAGGCAGCGAAATAGTCCTCTCCAAAGCCATGTCAGGCGCTGGTGGACTAAAAATGCTGCAGGAAGCATTCGACAGCAGGCTTCCGGTGGAAGGCAAAGTAGCTGAAACCTGCAAAGGCGGTTTCAGAGTAGAAATGATGCACCGCAAAGTATTCTGTCCGGTCAGCCAGATAGATACATCTTTCGTTGAAACCCCGGAAGATTTTGTCGGTCTTACTTTTAACTTTCAGGTTATCAAGTTTGAGGAAAACGGACGCAACGTAGTCGTTTCGCGTCGTGTGCTCCTTGAGCAGGAACAGGAAGAGTCCCGCAAGAGCTTCCTTGCAGAAGTAAAACCGGATTCCGAAATCAAGGGTAAAGTTACCAAGCTTATGCCCTTCGGTGCTTTTGTTGAACTTGTGCCCGGAGTGGAAGGCATGATCCATGTCTCCGAACTGAGCTGGAGCCGCAACAGCCGTCCTGAAGATATCGTTCAGACCGGTGATGAAGTTACAGTCAAAATCCTCTCCATTGAAGAGCGCAAAGACGGCAAGGGCCTTAAGATCGGACTTTCTCTCAAGCAGCTTCAGGAAGATCCCTGGGACAGCATCGGAGATAAATTCGCAGCAGGCGACAAGATTACCGGTAAAGTTTCCAGATGCGCCGATTTCGGTGTATTTGTTGAAATAGCTCCGGGAATTGAAGGATTGGTTCACATCAGTGAAATGAGCTACACTAAACGTGTACTCAAACCTGAAGATGAAGTCTCTCCCGGTCAGGATGTCGCTGTAATGATAAAAGAAATTGATCCCGAAAAACGCCGCATTGCTATGAGCATGAAAGATGCAGCAGGCGATCCGTGGCTTGATGTTGCCGACTCTTTCAAAGTTGGCGACACCGTTGAGGGAACAGTTGAAAATAAAGCTGAATTCGGCATTTTCATCAATCTGGCTCCGGGAATAACAGGTCTTCTGCCTAAATCCCGTGTATCAGCTTCTGAAAAGAGAAATGAGCTTGAAGCTCTTATCCCCGGAAGCAAAGTCAGCATCGTTATTACCGAGATCAATGTTGCCAACCGCAAAGTGACCCTCGGAACAGGCGAAAAGAATGAAGCCGATGACAACTGGAAGGAATACACAAAACCTTCAAAGCCGAAAGCTCCCAGAGAAAAGAGGGGCTCCGGCAAACCGAAGTCTTCTGTTTCATTCGGAGACTCCGGCGGATTCGGACTTCTTGGAGACAAGCTTCAGGAAGCAATGAAAAACAAGAAATAG
- a CDS encoding septal ring lytic transglycosylase RlpA family protein, protein MKKNFMIAIVLILFILPGAGYAAESQDSDINATITTKQTQNSSTFQNYKASESYSNSSVVKSEAENIIPADYKEIGYASWYGKKFHGKVTASGEPYDMDKLTAAHNYLPLGVKVKVTNLSNKKSVVVRINDRGPFVPERIIDLSRAAGEKIGILEHGKTKVRIEAYTPEPETVAPVAKIIPAVAGDLYGAFYVQVGAFKVKKNADFLIERVEKAGFSNHRLLRIVNDNSQVFKVQIGMFKSLSKAREALGKLGKGFPGSFVLADVIQE, encoded by the coding sequence GTGAAAAAAAATTTCATGATCGCTATCGTTCTTATCCTGTTTATTTTACCCGGGGCCGGATATGCCGCAGAATCTCAGGATTCAGATATAAATGCAACTATAACGACAAAGCAGACTCAGAATTCTTCAACCTTCCAGAATTACAAAGCTTCTGAGAGTTATTCCAATTCTTCAGTTGTAAAATCAGAAGCTGAAAATATCATTCCCGCTGATTATAAAGAAATAGGTTATGCCTCATGGTACGGTAAAAAATTTCACGGTAAAGTGACTGCCAGTGGTGAACCCTATGATATGGATAAACTTACAGCTGCACACAATTATCTTCCGCTTGGAGTGAAGGTTAAAGTTACCAACCTTTCCAATAAAAAAAGTGTGGTCGTCAGAATAAATGATCGCGGCCCCTTTGTTCCGGAGAGAATTATTGATCTTTCACGGGCAGCCGGTGAAAAAATCGGTATCCTTGAGCATGGTAAAACAAAGGTTAGAATTGAGGCCTATACCCCTGAACCTGAAACCGTTGCTCCGGTTGCAAAAATAATCCCGGCAGTAGCTGGTGATTTGTATGGAGCCTTTTATGTGCAGGTTGGAGCTTTCAAGGTTAAGAAAAACGCTGATTTTCTGATTGAACGGGTGGAGAAGGCAGGATTTTCAAACCATCGTCTGCTCAGGATTGTGAATGATAATTCTCAGGTTTTCAAAGTGCAGATAGGGATGTTCAAGTCACTTTCCAAGGCTAGAGAAGCTCTTGGCAAACTGGGTAAAGGATTTCCGGGATCTTTTGTTCTGGCTGATGTAATTCAGGAATAG
- a CDS encoding SidJ-related pseudokinase gives MSENQALNYALALEDASREFSAAYMDLRNLRGLIDKDPDQGDMRIADAVAAIVREQRYSSQRMSRLLYRECSKSLSAIGFGCSDHEISRHSVKLLIEAASSCKGPASIEASGGLGVMPFDTHQYVLPSSLGEEIPNIDFTELLKQSGAVDFIEFSGRSAIFSKREEDNIFVIKFARKGEKKESLHLEGKWMEFAADFPIRPGVRFDCPRPFKSGSAVLFRITGIDMTKLSAIPGNLDPEHYAMAYSVHKDYFRYPNDSRKGELLSFDSFLEVMCRNSFLLGCMSGEGIVHEAPIPLFHNRVQAMRRTDAGVYQWHLFGRLDRWLDSCEFPNFGVSGLRDFEHLRFIKPGRDSFHRGVGAHFLSILLVIGSWFRAANPKMRGLDKDGLAVDARALFDRDEFCVAVERCFKSYYEGFCGRSFDYEIDLNIGRLVDRMIDEMGVDRHMYEFMRVADQDMLDEREFKKYLISCGMDELEADDIKKGEQDIRLVTGPHLGDFNRAISLPEIVEWSAMAAGCCIAAKSLGDRWGTLVAYKN, from the coding sequence TTGTCGGAAAATCAGGCTTTGAATTATGCTCTGGCCCTTGAGGACGCATCAAGGGAATTCAGCGCGGCATATATGGATTTACGAAATCTCAGAGGACTTATTGATAAGGACCCCGATCAGGGTGACATGCGGATTGCTGATGCCGTAGCCGCAATTGTCAGGGAGCAGCGCTACAGCAGTCAGAGAATGTCGAGACTGCTTTACAGGGAATGTTCAAAAAGTTTGTCAGCCATCGGTTTTGGTTGTTCAGACCATGAAATTTCGCGCCATTCGGTAAAATTGCTCATCGAGGCCGCTTCATCATGTAAAGGACCTGCTTCCATAGAAGCTTCCGGCGGTCTGGGAGTCATGCCTTTTGATACCCATCAATACGTCCTTCCTTCCAGTCTGGGAGAAGAGATTCCGAATATAGATTTTACGGAGTTGCTGAAGCAGTCCGGGGCAGTGGATTTTATTGAATTTTCAGGGCGCAGTGCAATTTTTTCAAAGCGTGAAGAAGATAATATTTTTGTTATTAAATTTGCCAGAAAAGGCGAAAAAAAAGAGTCACTGCATCTTGAAGGTAAATGGATGGAATTTGCTGCTGACTTCCCAATCCGTCCGGGAGTGCGTTTTGATTGTCCGCGCCCGTTTAAATCCGGATCAGCAGTTCTCTTCAGAATCACCGGGATTGATATGACAAAGTTAAGCGCAATACCCGGTAATCTGGACCCGGAGCATTACGCCATGGCTTATTCAGTCCATAAAGATTACTTCCGCTATCCTAATGACAGCCGTAAAGGAGAGCTGCTTTCGTTTGATTCTTTTTTGGAAGTTATGTGCCGTAACAGCTTTCTGCTGGGCTGCATGTCCGGCGAAGGTATAGTTCACGAAGCACCCATACCGTTGTTTCATAACAGGGTGCAGGCTATGCGGCGCACTGATGCCGGTGTTTATCAATGGCATCTTTTCGGGCGTCTTGATCGCTGGCTCGATTCCTGTGAATTCCCCAATTTTGGAGTTTCCGGGCTGCGTGATTTTGAGCACCTGAGATTTATTAAACCCGGACGTGACTCTTTTCATCGTGGCGTGGGAGCACATTTTCTAAGTATTCTGCTGGTTATCGGAAGCTGGTTCAGAGCCGCAAACCCGAAAATGAGAGGACTTGATAAAGACGGTTTGGCGGTGGATGCACGAGCCCTTTTTGACAGGGATGAATTTTGTGTAGCTGTCGAGCGATGTTTTAAAAGTTACTATGAAGGTTTCTGCGGACGCTCTTTTGATTATGAAATAGATTTGAATATTGGCAGACTGGTCGACAGAATGATTGATGAAATGGGTGTTGACCGCCACATGTACGAGTTCATGCGAGTTGCCGATCAGGATATGCTTGATGAGCGTGAATTTAAAAAATATCTCATCTCCTGTGGTATGGATGAGCTTGAAGCAGATGATATCAAAAAAGGTGAGCAGGATATCCGTCTGGTAACTGGACCGCATCTCGGGGATTTTAACCGGGCCATCTCGCTGCCTGAGATTGTCGAGTGGTCAGCCATGGCCGCCGGATGCTGTATTGCTGCAAAATCACTCGGAGATCGCTGGGGAACTCTTGTTGCATATAAAAATTAA
- the rlmD gene encoding 23S rRNA (uracil(1939)-C(5))-methyltransferase RlmD, which translates to MNLTSGQILELEVEKLAFGGEGIARYNGFTIFLDHAVPGQKVKAELTEVKKRFAKATSIEVTEHAEIEAQPFCKHFNKCGGCQHQDMDYRSQLYWKGRQTAETLSRIGKVESEITDQCGDALASPQTESYRNKMEFFISGQGENLVVGLKRKGSDTDVLDIDYCPLLGAESENIIKTVRKFCADSKIPSFSDSKTGYWRRLVIRKSVTTGKILVHLITGPGKKFHEESSRLGDILIEQGEVTAFAHSTRKAKTDIAEGEWIVDVKGDDHIIEKLSRSDGSSVQYAITPNAFFQTNTGGAEILFSTVAEQLKLDRSETVVDLYCGSGGIGLFIADKVKNVFGIELSEEAVLMATDNAKSNSIGNCMFRCANLEKSKSVLAGIPEMDVIIMDPPRRGVSKTTLNEVSTAGAEKIIYVSCNPATLARDAALLKGKYEVTKVVPVDMFPHTQHIECVCVFSKSA; encoded by the coding sequence ATGAATCTTACATCAGGACAAATTCTTGAACTTGAAGTTGAAAAACTGGCTTTCGGTGGAGAAGGTATTGCCAGATACAACGGATTTACAATCTTTCTGGATCATGCTGTTCCGGGACAAAAAGTAAAAGCAGAACTGACCGAAGTAAAAAAAAGATTTGCAAAAGCAACATCTATTGAAGTCACAGAGCATGCTGAAATTGAAGCACAGCCTTTCTGTAAGCATTTCAACAAATGCGGAGGATGCCAGCATCAGGATATGGACTACCGGTCCCAGTTATACTGGAAAGGTCGCCAGACAGCAGAAACACTTTCCAGAATAGGAAAAGTAGAATCTGAGATCACTGACCAGTGCGGTGATGCTTTAGCTTCACCCCAGACAGAGTCCTACCGCAACAAAATGGAATTTTTTATTTCCGGACAGGGTGAAAATCTGGTTGTAGGCCTTAAGCGTAAAGGCAGTGATACCGATGTTCTTGATATTGATTATTGTCCGCTGCTTGGTGCTGAGAGTGAGAATATAATTAAAACTGTGCGCAAATTCTGTGCTGACAGTAAAATTCCTTCATTCTCCGACTCAAAAACCGGCTACTGGCGCAGACTTGTAATAAGAAAGTCAGTGACTACTGGTAAAATACTGGTTCATCTGATTACCGGTCCGGGAAAGAAATTTCATGAAGAATCCTCCAGACTGGGAGATATTCTGATTGAACAGGGCGAGGTTACAGCCTTTGCCCATTCCACCAGAAAAGCCAAAACCGATATTGCCGAAGGTGAATGGATTGTTGACGTTAAAGGTGATGATCATATCATTGAAAAACTGTCGAGAAGTGATGGTAGCAGTGTTCAGTATGCCATTACTCCCAATGCATTCTTTCAGACCAATACCGGGGGAGCTGAAATTCTGTTTTCAACAGTTGCAGAACAGCTTAAACTTGACCGTTCTGAAACTGTGGTTGACCTTTACTGCGGCTCAGGCGGCATAGGCCTTTTCATCGCGGACAAAGTCAAAAATGTTTTCGGCATTGAATTATCCGAGGAAGCGGTTCTGATGGCCACAGACAATGCAAAGTCCAACTCCATTGGCAACTGTATGTTCCGCTGCGCCAATCTTGAAAAAAGTAAATCAGTTCTGGCAGGAATACCGGAAATGGATGTCATCATAATGGATCCGCCCAGACGCGGAGTAAGTAAAACAACTCTCAATGAAGTATCCACAGCAGGAGCGGAAAAAATCATATATGTTTCCTGCAATCCGGCTACCCTCGCCAGAGATGCGGCTCTGCTTAAAGGGAAATATGAAGTAACAAAGGTTGTTCCGGTAGATATGTTCCCACATACACAGCACATTGAATGTGTCTGCGTTTTCAGCAAATCAGCATAA
- a CDS encoding sulfurtransferase TusA family protein, producing METSSRLREMASGEILEVDAAENQLKQISSIAKVRKAEVISSSEIKSGIYRLTLKKS from the coding sequence TTGGAGACGAGTTCACGTCTTCGCGAAATGGCCTCAGGAGAAATTCTTGAGGTTGATGCGGCCGAGAATCAGTTAAAGCAGATCTCTTCCATAGCAAAAGTAAGAAAAGCCGAGGTTATTTCCAGCTCGGAAATAAAATCCGGCATCTATAGACTTACCCTTAAAAAATCCTGA
- a CDS encoding double-cubane-cluster-containing anaerobic reductase, whose product MSEASYREMWENLNLDIEAHEGLLEVLGKFYGDIYMSQEGRLKGMEYLDFVLSEVHGLRIKELMDAKAEGRKIIGTFCVFVPEELSLALDAVQVGLCSGADAGTELAEKVVPRNTCALIKSFLGFKMAHICPFTEACDMIVGETTCDGKKKAYEAFSEMAPVYVMEIPQRKEKSDYALFKAELLRFKSELEKLTGKSITAENLKKGIKIANDKRRALQRLDKLRAADPAPISGRDSLLINQVSFYDDPVRFTASINTLCDQLEERIAKKEGIAPAKTTRLLLSGCPMAVPNWKLPYVVESSGAVIVGEESCIGTRNTRDLVDESGETVEEMLDAICERYMKIDCACFTPNNERLENITSLAKETKADGVLHYSLMFCQPYTHEAFKVEKKLKETGIPMLAIETDYSMEDIEQLKTRVEAFVEMLS is encoded by the coding sequence ATGTCCGAAGCGTCTTACAGAGAAATGTGGGAAAATCTGAACCTTGATATTGAAGCCCATGAGGGGCTGCTTGAGGTCCTCGGCAAATTTTATGGAGATATTTACATGAGCCAGGAAGGCAGGCTCAAGGGGATGGAATACCTCGACTTTGTACTTTCAGAGGTGCATGGACTTCGGATTAAAGAACTTATGGATGCCAAGGCCGAAGGACGGAAGATCATAGGAACATTCTGTGTATTCGTTCCTGAAGAGCTTTCACTTGCCCTTGATGCCGTACAGGTCGGTCTGTGTTCAGGAGCTGATGCTGGTACCGAGCTTGCAGAAAAGGTTGTTCCAAGAAACACCTGCGCCCTGATCAAATCCTTCCTCGGTTTCAAAATGGCCCACATCTGTCCGTTTACTGAAGCCTGCGACATGATTGTCGGAGAAACAACATGTGACGGCAAGAAAAAAGCTTATGAGGCTTTTTCAGAAATGGCTCCGGTTTATGTTATGGAGATTCCTCAGCGCAAAGAAAAAAGCGATTACGCTCTCTTTAAAGCTGAACTTTTAAGGTTTAAAAGCGAGCTTGAAAAACTTACCGGAAAATCAATCACCGCTGAAAATCTGAAAAAAGGCATTAAGATAGCAAATGATAAACGCCGGGCTCTGCAAAGACTTGATAAACTCCGTGCGGCTGACCCCGCTCCTATTTCAGGCCGGGATTCACTTCTGATCAATCAGGTCAGCTTCTATGACGATCCTGTCCGTTTTACCGCAAGCATAAACACACTTTGCGACCAGCTCGAAGAACGTATCGCCAAGAAAGAAGGAATAGCTCCCGCAAAAACAACCAGACTCCTGCTTTCAGGATGTCCCATGGCTGTTCCCAACTGGAAACTGCCTTATGTTGTAGAAAGCTCCGGCGCTGTAATTGTTGGCGAAGAATCATGCATCGGCACCAGAAATACCCGTGACCTTGTGGATGAATCTGGCGAAACAGTTGAAGAAATGCTTGATGCCATTTGTGAACGCTACATGAAGATAGACTGTGCCTGCTTTACTCCAAATAACGAAAGACTTGAAAATATCACCAGTCTGGCCAAAGAAACAAAAGCTGACGGAGTTCTGCACTACTCTCTCATGTTCTGCCAGCCTTACACTCATGAAGCCTTTAAAGTTGAAAAAAAATTGAAAGAAACCGGCATCCCGATGCTGGCAATAGAGACCGACTACAGCATGGAAGACATAGAGCAGCTCAAGACAAGAGTTGAAGCATTTGTCGAAATGCTCTCCTGA
- a CDS encoding DUF3089 domain-containing protein, which produces MKLPARLWIIFISVFIISACHGKNMMHAPKSPDYSQDRYWSVKTEKIIHPVDVFFVHPTTYGPPANGNYIADLADEHLNMVTDRDTINWITAAFSESCNVFAPRYRQMNIAVMKMSSEKKEPYMEIPVSDISSAFRYYLNNLNQGRPFILASHSQGSNVLQMVLLAEPQLLDHKKLVAAYMPGWSFSKTDLNDLGLKLSEAPDQTGCLISWNTIGPGGISPTVFKGATCVNPLSWTTTTDEVPASKNMGAKIFISPEKTLRIKNFTAAKINAEGALEIPSPPAEIAAQLNMSLGKEVYHRYDYDFFFNNIRENVSLRCSAYLTEHKMK; this is translated from the coding sequence ATGAAATTACCAGCAAGGCTTTGGATTATCTTCATTTCCGTTTTTATTATCTCGGCATGTCATGGAAAAAATATGATGCATGCTCCAAAATCACCGGACTACTCGCAGGACAGATACTGGTCTGTTAAAACTGAAAAGATCATTCATCCTGTCGATGTTTTCTTTGTCCATCCTACAACTTACGGTCCTCCGGCAAACGGTAATTATATAGCCGATCTGGCAGACGAACATCTGAACATGGTCACTGACAGGGATACAATAAACTGGATCACAGCCGCATTCTCAGAGTCCTGCAATGTCTTCGCTCCCAGATACCGCCAGATGAATATTGCGGTCATGAAAATGAGCAGTGAAAAAAAAGAACCCTATATGGAGATACCTGTCTCTGATATTAGCAGTGCATTCAGATACTATCTCAATAACTTGAATCAGGGGCGGCCATTTATTCTGGCAAGCCACAGTCAGGGCTCAAATGTTCTGCAAATGGTTCTGCTGGCTGAACCGCAGCTGTTGGACCATAAAAAACTTGTTGCAGCTTATATGCCCGGATGGAGCTTCAGTAAAACAGATTTAAACGATCTTGGCCTCAAACTCAGCGAAGCTCCTGATCAAACAGGATGCCTCATAAGCTGGAATACAATTGGTCCCGGAGGAATATCTCCAACAGTGTTCAAGGGTGCAACATGTGTAAATCCCCTTTCATGGACAACAACTACAGACGAAGTCCCGGCATCTAAAAATATGGGAGCAAAAATTTTCATAAGCCCGGAAAAAACTCTGCGGATTAAAAACTTCACCGCGGCCAAAATAAATGCTGAGGGAGCGCTTGAAATTCCATCTCCACCTGCTGAAATAGCTGCACAGCTGAACATGTCGCTTGGAAAGGAAGTTTACCACCGTTACGATTATGATTTCTTTTTCAACAATATTAGAGAAAATGTCAGCTTGAGATGTTCCGCATACCTGACAGAACATAAAATGAAATAA
- a CDS encoding sulfite exporter TauE/SafE family protein: MTVYIFVPIILFIAGYLQGLTGFGSALIAMPLLAFFIDIKTAVAVCTLCGVLINLQMTLNLCCHVRIKKIIPLILGCIPGTLAGTLLIKFVDGHIITLLLGMLVTFYALYCLFIRPVVLNLRPIWGAVAGFFTGVIASSVSAGGPPTIIYSSLMGWKKNDFKATLASFFLISATMAAAGHLISGITTFYVFKLFLASLPLVLIGVYLGNRLAGRVSEESYKKVVMVLLVIMGLMLMFEGLS, from the coding sequence ATGACTGTTTATATTTTTGTACCGATTATTCTTTTTATTGCAGGCTATTTACAGGGGCTTACCGGTTTCGGCTCCGCCCTGATAGCAATGCCGCTTCTTGCTTTTTTTATTGATATCAAGACAGCTGTAGCAGTTTGCACTTTATGCGGAGTTTTAATTAATCTGCAAATGACTCTGAATCTCTGCTGCCATGTAAGAATAAAAAAAATCATCCCGCTTATTCTTGGCTGTATTCCCGGAACTCTGGCCGGAACGCTCCTAATTAAATTTGTCGACGGGCATATTATTACCCTGCTGCTTGGAATGCTGGTAACTTTCTACGCTCTCTACTGCCTCTTTATAAGACCTGTGGTACTAAATCTGCGCCCGATATGGGGTGCGGTAGCAGGTTTCTTCACCGGTGTGATAGCTTCTTCCGTAAGTGCCGGGGGACCACCGACAATTATCTACTCGTCCCTTATGGGCTGGAAGAAAAATGATTTCAAAGCCACGCTGGCATCTTTTTTTCTTATCTCCGCAACCATGGCAGCGGCAGGCCATCTGATAAGCGGGATTACAACTTTCTACGTTTTCAAACTGTTTCTGGCTTCACTGCCCCTTGTTCTGATCGGGGTCTATTTAGGAAACAGACTCGCAGGCAGAGTGAGTGAAGAGTCCTATAAAAAGGTCGTCATGGTTCTGCTTGTCATAATGGGATTAATGCTTATGTTTGAGGGACTGAGTTAA
- a CDS encoding FxsA family protein: protein MFGKLFIAFAIIPVMEIYLLVKVGSVIGTLNTVILVLISAFVGASLARSQGAATMQKVKLSLDQGRMPAEELLDAFMIFGAGLVLLTPGFITDAMGILLLIPFTRKYIKNWLRDNLQSWMKSPNVHVHYQQTEFRAWTNDSRHDDPDVIEIQSEDRDKQ from the coding sequence ATGTTCGGAAAGCTATTTATCGCCTTCGCGATAATCCCGGTTATGGAAATATATCTGCTGGTAAAAGTCGGATCAGTTATCGGCACCCTTAATACAGTTATTCTGGTTTTGATAAGTGCTTTTGTCGGCGCTTCACTGGCACGTTCCCAAGGAGCGGCAACCATGCAGAAAGTAAAACTCAGTCTGGATCAGGGACGCATGCCGGCTGAAGAACTTCTTGATGCCTTCATGATTTTCGGAGCAGGCCTTGTTCTGCTCACTCCGGGCTTTATTACAGACGCAATGGGTATTCTGCTGCTGATACCATTTACAAGAAAATATATAAAAAACTGGCTGCGTGACAATCTTCAGTCATGGATGAAAAGTCCGAACGTGCATGTTCACTACCAGCAGACGGAATTCAGGGCTTGGACTAATGACAGCAGGCATGATGATCCTGATGTTATCGAAATACAAAGCGAAGACAGAGATAAGCAATAA